A window of the Thalassospira sp. TSL5-1 genome harbors these coding sequences:
- the ctrA gene encoding response regulator transcription factor CtrA — MRVLLVEDDDAMSDSIELMLKSEGMVVDTTDLGEDGLEIGKLYDYDIILLDLMLPDIDGYEVLRRLRDARVETPVLILSGLTETEDKVKGLGFGADDYLTKPFDKTELLARIQAIVRRSKGHAQSVIATGKLHVNLDARTVDVAGSPLHLTGKEYGILELLSLRKGTTLTKEMFLNHLYGGMDEPELKIIDVFVCKLRKKIQSATDGDNYIHTVWGRGYVLRDPDSNSAHAAA, encoded by the coding sequence ATGCGGGTGCTGCTTGTAGAAGACGATGACGCCATGTCGGACAGCATTGAACTTATGCTGAAATCCGAAGGCATGGTTGTAGATACCACCGACCTGGGCGAAGACGGCCTGGAGATCGGTAAATTATATGATTACGATATTATTTTGCTCGACCTGATGTTGCCCGATATTGACGGCTACGAGGTTTTGCGTCGCCTGCGCGATGCGCGGGTGGAAACGCCGGTTCTGATTCTGTCGGGCCTGACCGAAACCGAAGACAAGGTCAAAGGCCTTGGCTTTGGCGCGGATGACTATCTGACCAAACCATTTGACAAAACCGAACTGCTGGCCCGTATCCAGGCGATTGTGCGCCGGTCCAAGGGGCATGCCCAGTCGGTCATTGCCACGGGCAAATTGCATGTCAATCTCGATGCCCGCACGGTGGATGTGGCCGGATCACCGCTACATCTGACGGGTAAGGAATATGGCATTCTGGAATTGCTGTCGCTGCGCAAGGGTACGACCCTGACCAAGGAAATGTTCCTCAACCACCTTTATGGCGGCATGGACGAACCCGAACTCAAAATCATTGACGTCTTCGTTTGCAAACTGCGCAAAAAAATCCAGTCAGCAACGGATGGCGACAATTACATTCACACGGTTTGGGGGCGCGGATATGTGCTGCGCGACCCTGACAGCAACAGCGCGCATGCAGCGGCCTAA
- a CDS encoding 4Fe-4S binding protein translates to MTIFTKTADGSVAAPTGRLLAFGMWLRRHQVFVRRLQWAVVGIYAFLLIVPVVMPLPGLAAHIWNNITVFAQFVFWGIWWPGVLVSMLLFGRLWCGLLCPEGALTEFASRHGRGRAIPRWIKWPGWPFVAFVLTTVYGQMTSVYQYPAPVLLVLGGSTVGAVIVGYLYGRNKRVWCRYLCPVNGVFGLLAKLAPMRYGVDRAKWDMNAATHSHEHRFNCAPLVPVKNMESPSPCHMCGRCSGFHDAVALQARQPNDEIVNLSGRTATKWDSLLIITGLMGVAIGAFEWSASPWFVAIKQMLAMALVNHNIIWPLQATLPWWILTNYAAQNDVLTVLDGVVLLGYIATTALVLSVLIAIPLKLACVAMGRGGRPSFYHLSHALIPLAACGVILGLSAQTVTLLRADGFALGWVPMARLALLVGATLWSLWLGAAILWHRDGGIAQKVAASALFALGLAAPVYAWVLMFWVW, encoded by the coding sequence ATGACGATATTCACAAAAACGGCAGATGGTTCTGTTGCCGCCCCCACCGGGCGGCTTTTGGCGTTTGGCATGTGGTTGCGTCGCCATCAGGTTTTTGTCCGGCGTTTGCAATGGGCGGTGGTTGGCATTTATGCGTTCCTGCTGATTGTACCTGTTGTCATGCCCCTGCCGGGCCTGGCTGCGCATATCTGGAACAATATCACCGTTTTTGCCCAGTTTGTGTTTTGGGGCATTTGGTGGCCCGGTGTGCTGGTGTCCATGTTGCTGTTCGGGCGGTTATGGTGCGGGCTGTTATGCCCCGAAGGTGCGTTAACCGAATTTGCCAGCCGCCACGGGCGCGGGCGGGCCATTCCCCGGTGGATAAAATGGCCGGGCTGGCCGTTTGTCGCTTTTGTGCTGACCACGGTTTATGGGCAAATGACCAGCGTTTATCAGTATCCGGCCCCGGTATTGCTGGTGCTGGGCGGGTCCACCGTGGGGGCGGTTATTGTGGGCTATCTATACGGGCGTAATAAACGGGTTTGGTGCCGTTATTTGTGCCCGGTGAACGGGGTTTTTGGCCTGCTCGCAAAGCTGGCACCGATGCGTTATGGCGTGGACCGGGCAAAATGGGACATGAACGCCGCCACCCACAGCCATGAACACCGGTTTAACTGTGCGCCACTGGTGCCAGTGAAAAATATGGAAAGTCCGTCGCCCTGCCATATGTGTGGCCGCTGCAGTGGCTTTCATGATGCGGTGGCTTTGCAGGCCCGCCAACCGAATGACGAGATTGTCAACCTGTCGGGTCGCACGGCCACCAAATGGGACAGCCTGCTTATTATTACCGGCCTGATGGGCGTTGCCATCGGGGCCTTTGAATGGAGCGCCAGCCCGTGGTTTGTCGCCATCAAGCAAATGCTGGCAATGGCGCTGGTCAATCACAACATCATCTGGCCATTGCAGGCGACACTGCCGTGGTGGATTCTGACCAATTATGCCGCCCAGAATGATGTTTTAACCGTGCTGGATGGGGTGGTATTGCTGGGCTATATCGCCACAACGGCTCTTGTTCTTTCGGTGTTAATTGCCATTCCTCTGAAACTGGCCTGTGTGGCGATGGGGCGGGGGGGCAGGCCATCCTTTTATCATTTATCCCATGCTTTGATTCCGCTTGCCGCGTGCGGGGTTATTTTGGGGCTGTCGGCACAAACGGTGACATTGCTACGCGCTGATGGCTTTGCCCTGGGTTGGGTGCCTATGGCCCGCCTGGCCCTGCTGGTTGGGGCAACGCTGTGGTCGTTATGGCTGGGTGCCGCCATTTTGTGGCACAGGGATGGGGGGATTGCCCAAAAGGTTGCGGCATCGGCATTGTTTGCCCTGGGGTTGGCAGCGCCAGTTTACGCCTGGGTTTTGATGTTCTGGGTCTGGTAG
- a CDS encoding iron transporter, translating into MKFKAPWIARIGAAGLGVSAFLMSLPAQALEYPIGKPQEGGGLEVAAVYLQPITMEPKGIMRPADKSDVHLEADIHALADNKNGLAEGEWAPYLQVGYTLTRLDDGKTESGMLMPMVANDGPHYGDNVKLMGPGKYRLTLDVAPPSADSKFGRHIDKETGVAPWFKPFKKDYEFVFAGIGKKGGY; encoded by the coding sequence ATGAAATTCAAAGCCCCCTGGATTGCCAGGATTGGTGCTGCCGGTCTAGGTGTGTCTGCCTTTTTGATGTCCCTGCCTGCCCAGGCCCTGGAATATCCGATTGGGAAACCCCAAGAAGGGGGCGGTTTGGAAGTGGCGGCCGTTTATTTGCAGCCGATTACGATGGAACCCAAGGGTATCATGCGCCCGGCGGATAAATCCGATGTGCATCTTGAGGCTGATATTCACGCTCTTGCTGATAATAAAAACGGCCTGGCCGAAGGCGAATGGGCGCCATACCTGCAGGTCGGCTATACCCTGACCAGACTTGATGATGGCAAAACGGAATCTGGCATGCTGATGCCGATGGTTGCCAATGATGGGCCGCATTATGGCGACAATGTCAAATTGATGGGGCCGGGCAAATACCGGCTGACGCTCGATGTTGCACCGCCGTCGGCTGACTCGAAATTTGGGCGGCACATTGACAAGGAAACCGGCGTTGCGCCGTGGTTCAAGCCGTTCAAAAAGGACTATGAATTTGTCTTTGCCGGTATTGGCAAAAAGGGCGGTTACTAA
- a CDS encoding flagellar FliJ family protein, which produces MAKDFKALVRVRKWALDEKQRELGEMLRVAEHLKQERQELERAVKAEQKVAAENPQTAGFAYGNFASAIIREREALEQQIKAQEDKIDAFRDQVAQAFKDMKTAEISERNRIAALRAEEERKEQETLDEIGARAATRKDGLM; this is translated from the coding sequence ATGGCCAAGGATTTTAAGGCGCTGGTGCGGGTGCGTAAATGGGCGCTGGATGAAAAACAGCGTGAATTGGGCGAAATGCTGCGCGTGGCGGAGCATTTGAAACAAGAGCGCCAGGAACTGGAGCGTGCCGTGAAGGCCGAGCAAAAGGTGGCAGCAGAAAACCCGCAAACTGCCGGTTTTGCCTATGGCAATTTTGCCAGTGCGATTATCCGGGAGCGCGAGGCACTGGAACAGCAGATCAAGGCGCAGGAAGACAAAATTGATGCCTTTCGCGATCAGGTTGCCCAGGCCTTCAAGGATATGAAAACCGCCGAAATTTCCGAACGCAACCGGATTGCCGCCTTGCGCGCCGAGGAAGAGCGCAAGGAGCAGGAAACCCTGGATGAAATTGGTGCCCGTGCCGCGACCCGCAAGGACGGGCTGATGTAA
- a CDS encoding YbaK/EbsC family protein, translated as MKKITPPARLAAAFENAGLTDIDVLEFPAGTRSAADAAAAVGSDISDIGKSLVFQAKNSQEPILIIMNGADRVCEKKVKAIIGEPIGKADAAQVRTHTGYAIGGVPPFGHANTLRTLIDEKLLAKPSIWLAAGTPSSVFQLTPDQLCHITGITTGHDLALESK; from the coding sequence ATGAAAAAAATAACGCCGCCTGCACGCCTTGCTGCCGCCTTTGAAAATGCCGGTTTGACCGATATTGATGTTTTGGAATTTCCTGCTGGCACCCGTTCTGCCGCCGATGCGGCAGCAGCTGTTGGCAGCGACATAAGCGATATTGGCAAATCGCTGGTGTTTCAGGCCAAAAACAGTCAGGAACCGATCCTGATTATTATGAATGGCGCCGACCGGGTCTGTGAAAAAAAGGTCAAGGCCATTATTGGCGAGCCAATTGGCAAGGCCGATGCCGCCCAGGTTCGCACCCATACCGGCTATGCCATTGGCGGCGTGCCGCCCTTTGGCCATGCCAATACCCTGCGCACGCTGATTGATGAAAAACTGTTGGCAAAACCGTCCATCTGGCTGGCCGCAGGCACACCCAGCAGCGTTTTCCAGCTTACCCCGGACCAGCTTTGCCACATTACCGGCATTACCACCGGCCATGATCTGGCGCTTGAAAGCAAATAA
- a CDS encoding chemotaxis protein CheB, producing the protein MEQNHIDPPYKVLIVDDSAIVRGLVARMLQDDSDIEVVGSVANGEDALAVMRDGGVEAVVLDIEMPVMDGLTALPKILEIDPTVRVIMASTLTKRNADISFKAMTLGAVDYIPKPSSAKDINVGSGFRTELVDKVKAWSEQRRKMLEQASAFDESDEFDEDVAPLEAPVSHPERDEPGATVAPDTGNVAGDEPVSGASTPPEGDAGDHDGAKPFRAEMSLEHQVLQKPGRIQRKRFTAELRPRPMQQPMQHQPMRPQVRPMPADPAVARDGGLAAKPGMVAHVRDPGRLIEEAAVAAKKAGITGVASGGPASSSAGKVQGGAKPETGRPGAGASAASGARPAGDAKARAAAQTREAAPTRRAEPHPARPKEERAKRALVAGNAPAPARRGRSQGQVTLLPEKHVNVEAIAIGSSTGGPQALFEVLRGLVGVRQPIFITQHMPATFTTILAEHITRLTGLKCGEGVNGEPVQPGRVYLAPGDYHMVIEGRGNNRKIALNQNPPENFCRPSVDPMLRSLVESYGGNMLTIILTGMGQDGMLGGRNVVAAGGMVVAQDEATSVVWGMPGAAAHAGICSAILPIGGIAPYVKKFAGGR; encoded by the coding sequence GTGGAACAAAACCACATCGATCCACCATACAAAGTCCTGATTGTTGATGATTCGGCAATTGTACGCGGGCTTGTTGCGCGTATGCTGCAAGATGATTCTGATATCGAGGTTGTCGGTTCTGTTGCGAACGGAGAAGACGCCCTTGCGGTGATGCGCGACGGTGGCGTTGAAGCGGTCGTTCTCGATATTGAGATGCCGGTCATGGACGGATTGACGGCCCTGCCGAAAATTCTGGAGATTGATCCCACCGTGCGTGTGATCATGGCCTCGACCCTGACCAAGCGAAATGCCGATATCAGTTTCAAGGCGATGACCCTGGGGGCTGTGGATTACATTCCCAAGCCCTCATCGGCCAAGGATATCAATGTTGGCTCGGGCTTTCGCACCGAACTGGTTGATAAGGTCAAGGCGTGGTCCGAACAGCGTCGCAAGATGCTGGAGCAGGCCAGTGCTTTTGACGAGAGTGACGAATTCGACGAAGACGTCGCACCGCTCGAGGCCCCGGTTTCGCATCCCGAACGGGATGAACCGGGTGCAACGGTGGCCCCTGATACGGGGAATGTTGCCGGTGATGAGCCTGTTTCGGGGGCGTCTACGCCGCCCGAGGGGGATGCCGGCGACCATGACGGGGCAAAACCGTTCCGTGCCGAAATGTCGCTTGAACATCAGGTTTTGCAAAAACCGGGACGGATTCAGCGTAAACGCTTTACGGCGGAGTTGCGCCCCCGTCCGATGCAGCAGCCAATGCAACACCAGCCCATGCGCCCGCAAGTGCGGCCGATGCCGGCAGACCCGGCAGTTGCACGCGATGGTGGCCTTGCTGCCAAGCCGGGCATGGTGGCACATGTGCGTGACCCGGGCCGTTTGATCGAGGAAGCGGCGGTTGCTGCCAAAAAGGCCGGAATTACCGGTGTTGCTTCCGGAGGGCCTGCATCGTCCTCTGCAGGCAAAGTACAGGGCGGGGCCAAACCTGAAACAGGTCGGCCCGGTGCGGGTGCATCTGCTGCATCAGGTGCGCGTCCGGCGGGCGATGCCAAGGCGCGTGCAGCTGCGCAAACCCGCGAGGCAGCCCCCACGCGCCGGGCAGAGCCGCATCCGGCCCGCCCCAAAGAGGAACGTGCCAAACGGGCGCTGGTTGCGGGTAATGCCCCGGCACCTGCACGTCGCGGGCGTTCGCAGGGGCAGGTGACACTGCTGCCGGAAAAACATGTCAATGTCGAAGCGATTGCCATTGGAAGCTCCACCGGCGGTCCGCAGGCCTTGTTTGAAGTGTTACGCGGGCTTGTTGGTGTGCGTCAGCCCATTTTTATTACCCAGCACATGCCTGCGACATTCACCACCATTCTGGCCGAGCACATCACCCGGTTGACCGGGCTTAAATGCGGCGAGGGTGTAAATGGTGAGCCGGTTCAGCCCGGAAGGGTTTATCTTGCGCCCGGCGATTACCATATGGTGATCGAGGGACGGGGGAATAATCGTAAAATTGCCCTGAACCAGAATCCGCCCGAGAATTTCTGTCGCCCGTCGGTGGACCCGATGTTGCGCAGCCTGGTGGAAAGCTATGGGGGCAATATGCTGACAATCATCCTGACCGGAATGGGCCAGGATGGTATGCTGGGCGGGCGCAATGTTGTTGCCGCAGGCGGCATGGTGGTTGCACAGGATGAAGCAACCAGCGTGGTGTGGGGAATGCCCGGTGCTGCTGCCCATGCGGGAATTTGTTCCGCAATACTGCCGATAGGGGGCATTGCCCCTTACGTGAAAAAATTTGCCGGAGGTCGTTAA
- the fliI gene encoding flagellar protein export ATPase FliI, translating into MFQIGKNIIADLRRVPDYWVVGRVTAVLGLLVEIGGVEGALSIGDRCKVVKRDGEAVICEVVGFRSERALLMPFGALDGIGIGCEVELADTQPQIYPDEGWLGRVINAFGEPVDGKGPLPQGNAPYPIRRTPPSAHTRQRVSGKLDLGVRAMNTFLTCCRGQRMGIFAGSGVGKSSILSMMTRHTTSDVSVVGLIGERGREAREFIEDDLGEEGLRRSVVVVATSDEPPLMRRQAAYMTMAVSEFFRDRGRDVLCMMDSVTRFAMAQREISLSVGEPPASKGYTPTVFAELPRLLERAGPGGPGQGSITGLFTVLVDGDDHNEPISDAVRGILDGHVVLDRSIAEQGRYPAINILRSVSRTMPGCNNEYENQIVRRARQLLATYDDMAELIRLGAYRRGTDPKVDEAIHYFPLIEEFLSQRKNECTRLADGYADLARRLDMAPVEDGNAQVAGNTGGQGYRPAGGINSQSGQHQTDLNAAKRALGG; encoded by the coding sequence ATGTTTCAGATTGGCAAAAATATCATCGCCGACCTTCGCCGTGTTCCCGATTACTGGGTCGTTGGCCGGGTAACGGCGGTTTTGGGCCTGCTGGTTGAAATTGGCGGTGTTGAAGGGGCGCTCTCGATTGGGGATCGCTGCAAGGTGGTGAAACGCGATGGCGAAGCGGTGATTTGCGAAGTTGTCGGCTTTCGCAGCGAACGGGCCCTGTTAATGCCGTTTGGCGCACTGGACGGGATCGGCATTGGCTGCGAGGTGGAACTGGCCGACACCCAGCCGCAAATTTACCCCGATGAAGGCTGGCTGGGGCGCGTGATCAATGCCTTTGGCGAACCGGTTGATGGCAAAGGCCCGTTGCCGCAGGGCAATGCGCCGTACCCTATTCGCCGTACCCCGCCCTCGGCCCATACCCGCCAGCGGGTTTCAGGCAAGCTGGATTTGGGGGTGCGGGCGATGAATACGTTTCTGACCTGTTGCCGTGGCCAGCGTATGGGCATTTTCGCCGGCTCCGGTGTTGGTAAATCCAGTATCCTGTCGATGATGACGCGCCATACCACATCCGATGTTTCCGTCGTGGGGCTGATCGGGGAACGTGGCCGCGAAGCGCGTGAATTTATCGAGGATGATTTGGGCGAAGAGGGGCTGCGTCGCTCCGTCGTGGTGGTGGCAACATCGGACGAACCACCCCTGATGCGCCGCCAGGCCGCCTATATGACAATGGCGGTTTCGGAATTTTTCCGCGACCGGGGCCGGGATGTGCTGTGCATGATGGATTCCGTCACTCGTTTTGCCATGGCACAGCGTGAAATCAGCCTTTCTGTCGGGGAACCTCCGGCATCCAAGGGCTATACCCCCACCGTTTTTGCCGAACTGCCCCGTTTGCTCGAACGGGCGGGGCCCGGCGGGCCGGGGCAGGGATCGATCACCGGGCTGTTTACCGTGCTGGTGGATGGCGATGACCATAACGAACCGATTTCCGATGCCGTGCGTGGTATTTTAGATGGGCATGTGGTGCTGGACCGCTCTATTGCCGAACAGGGGCGGTATCCGGCGATCAATATTTTGCGCAGCGTGTCGCGCACCATGCCGGGCTGCAACAATGAATATGAAAATCAGATTGTGCGCCGCGCCCGGCAATTGCTGGCAACCTACGATGATATGGCTGAACTGATCCGCCTGGGGGCCTATCGCCGGGGGACGGACCCGAAGGTGGATGAAGCCATCCATTATTTCCCGTTGATCGAGGAATTTTTAAGCCAGCGCAAAAATGAATGCACCCGCCTGGCCGATGGTTATGCCGATTTGGCCCGCAGGCTGGATATGGCCCCGGTTGAAGATGGCAATGCCCAGGTTGCGGGCAATACTGGCGGGCAGGGTTATCGTCCGGCAGGCGGGATTAACAGCCAGTCCGGCCAGCATCAAACCGACCTTAATGCTGCCAAACGGGCGTTGGGCGGATAA
- a CDS encoding cupredoxin domain-containing protein, whose amino-acid sequence MIEHGKQAVFALLVLILAGAGMVGVASNAQADEMQVFTMDIRDGVITPNRIEVPAGSTFKIVVTNSGRSPAEFESLSLRREKVLAPGVKSFVVIRNISAGTYKFYDEFHMDQPSANGVIVAK is encoded by the coding sequence ATGATCGAACACGGGAAACAGGCTGTTTTTGCGCTTTTGGTCCTGATACTGGCCGGGGCGGGCATGGTGGGTGTCGCATCAAATGCGCAGGCCGACGAGATGCAGGTCTTCACTATGGACATCAGGGATGGCGTGATTACGCCAAACCGGATCGAGGTTCCCGCAGGCAGTACCTTTAAAATTGTGGTGACAAATTCCGGCCGCAGCCCGGCGGAATTTGAAAGTTTAAGCCTGCGTCGTGAAAAGGTTTTGGCCCCTGGGGTCAAGTCCTTTGTGGTTATTCGCAATATCTCGGCGGGCACATATAAATTTTATGATGAATTCCATATGGACCAGCCTTCGGCCAATGGGGTTATCGTGGCGAAATGA